The Paenibacillus sp. FSL W8-0426 region AGCGATTCGTGGGCCGATCCGGGCCAGCAAACCAAACCTGCCGCGTGGAAAAACTACACGTTCCAGCAATTGATGGATGCCGTATGGAATTATACGCGCGAGGTCATGACGGCCATGCAGAGCAAAGGCGTGACACCCGACTGGGTGCAGATCGGAAACGAAACGAGCAATGGCATGCTGTGGGAAGACGGCAAAGCGTCGGTGAACATGAAAAACTATGCCTGGCTTGTCAATACCGGCCATAATGCCGTCAAATCCATGAGCGCCAACACCAAAACGATCGTTCACCTCGCCGGCGGGGATGACAACGCCTTGTACGTCTGGAACATCGGCGGGCTGATCAGCAATGGCGCCAACTTCGATATGATCGCCATGTCCCTGTACCCATCCGCTTCCGGCTGGAATACTGCAGTAACCAATGCCGTGAACAACGCCAAAGACCTGATCAACCGTTACGGCAAAGAAATCATCGTTTCCGAAATCGGCATGGACAACAATCAGCCTGCCGCAGGCAAAAGCTTCGTTGCCGCCATGAAAAACCAATTCCGCAACCTTCCTAACGGCAAAGGCAAAGGGGTGTTTTATTGGGAGCCGCAAGCCACTCCGGGCTACAATGGCGGATACGGCAAGGGAGCATGGCAATCCAACATGATGCCGACCATCATGCTGGAAGGCTTCATTGACTAAACAG contains the following coding sequences:
- a CDS encoding glycosyl hydrolase 53 family protein — protein: MPRFVRGYKISIVLVFALLFTSLGLPASQHADAAPSFAKGADISWVPGMEAQGYKWKDKNGVQRDIIDILKNDYQINSVRIRVFVNPSNDYGNGYLNKDRAAALAQRAKNAGMSVMLTLHYSDSWADPGQQTKPAAWKNYTFQQLMDAVWNYTREVMTAMQSKGVTPDWVQIGNETSNGMLWEDGKASVNMKNYAWLVNTGHNAVKSMSANTKTIVHLAGGDDNALYVWNIGGLISNGANFDMIAMSLYPSASGWNTAVTNAVNNAKDLINRYGKEIIVSEIGMDNNQPAAGKSFVAAMKNQFRNLPNGKGKGVFYWEPQATPGYNGGYGKGAWQSNMMPTIMLEGFID